One genomic segment of Catalinimonas alkaloidigena includes these proteins:
- a CDS encoding peptidase domain-containing ABC transporter has product MNNQQIPEILSSFGKILKHEPLPHASGDAHQNFRSYKPDEVNDFIYDLTEAGNRNRLVFMPNTIGVDELQGFLDELEFPVLFFISENGSIRPVMFWLGKDALEAKLFTDDGYKAYEEATALRDEAFYQDAHGQVVFLTVFPYRSMVSEDNETSDEHLSPLKRLLNLLGTERRDIWYIYIYAVAVGIISLSLPLGTQAIVGFISGGMWFNSVVLLISLVVIGVLVAGGLQIMQISMVEVLQRRIFAKASFEFAYRIPRIRSEALFNYHAPELINRFFDIMTIQKGLPKLLIDLSTAVLQIFFSLILLSFYHPFFVFFGLLLVAILVTIFYITGPKGLKSSIVESKYKYKVAFWLEELARTIGSFKIAGTTQLPMKKADFNINNYLKYRKEHFSVLIKQFSYVVIFKTFITGGLLILGTLLVIDRQITLGQFVASEIIIVLILGAVEKIILNMDTVYDMLTAVDKIGHVTDLPLEKNEGIKLPANYFENGININIKNLSYTYPGGKKAALKNINLSIKAGEKLCIAGYHSGGKSTLANIIDGIYQSYDGIVTFNQLSLRDVDLNTLRDHIAKNVSQDDIFDGTVLDNVTVGKPRSDYSTAIKAIDEVGISDEVNQWPDGLHTNLVSGGKNISTSTAHKLTLARCVAKNPKVIILNDFFQFFEGAEKLKLIKYLTSSEHTWTLLLVSNDPMIMKYCDRVIIMKDGEIVSEGQYEELSADHHLQEVVVNE; this is encoded by the coding sequence ATGAACAATCAACAGATCCCGGAAATTCTAAGCAGCTTTGGGAAAATACTGAAGCATGAGCCCTTGCCTCATGCCAGTGGTGACGCTCATCAAAATTTCAGATCCTATAAGCCAGATGAGGTCAATGATTTTATTTATGATCTCACAGAAGCAGGAAATCGCAATCGTCTGGTGTTTATGCCCAACACCATTGGAGTTGATGAACTACAAGGTTTTTTGGATGAGTTAGAATTTCCGGTTCTTTTTTTTATCAGTGAAAATGGTAGCATAAGACCCGTGATGTTCTGGTTGGGAAAAGATGCATTAGAAGCCAAGCTGTTTACTGATGATGGGTACAAAGCATATGAGGAGGCAACTGCTTTGAGGGATGAAGCTTTTTATCAAGATGCCCATGGACAGGTGGTGTTTCTGACAGTTTTTCCTTATCGGAGTATGGTAAGCGAGGATAATGAAACTTCTGATGAGCATCTTAGTCCTCTGAAGCGTTTGCTAAACCTGCTTGGTACCGAGCGGAGAGATATTTGGTATATATATATATATGCGGTAGCAGTAGGAATAATCAGTTTATCATTGCCACTAGGTACACAGGCTATCGTAGGTTTTATTTCCGGTGGCATGTGGTTTAATTCCGTCGTGCTGCTGATAAGCCTGGTAGTAATAGGAGTATTGGTAGCGGGAGGCTTACAAATTATGCAGATTTCTATGGTAGAAGTTCTGCAAAGAAGAATTTTTGCGAAAGCTTCATTTGAGTTTGCCTATCGTATCCCGCGAATCCGAAGCGAGGCCTTGTTTAACTACCATGCCCCCGAGTTAATCAACCGCTTTTTTGATATCATGACAATACAAAAAGGCTTACCTAAACTATTGATTGATCTTTCTACTGCTGTACTTCAGATATTTTTCAGCCTGATTCTCTTGTCTTTTTACCATCCTTTCTTTGTTTTTTTCGGCCTCTTGCTGGTAGCTATCCTTGTCACTATTTTTTACATTACAGGACCCAAAGGACTTAAATCATCCATAGTAGAGTCCAAGTATAAGTACAAAGTTGCTTTTTGGCTGGAAGAATTGGCCCGTACCATTGGCTCATTCAAAATAGCAGGTACTACCCAGTTACCTATGAAAAAGGCAGATTTTAACATCAACAATTACTTAAAATATCGTAAAGAACATTTTAGTGTACTTATCAAGCAGTTTTCTTATGTAGTGATTTTCAAAACCTTCATTACAGGGGGCTTGCTGATACTGGGTACCCTATTGGTAATAGACCGTCAGATTACGCTGGGACAGTTTGTGGCTTCTGAGATTATCATCGTCCTGATTTTGGGAGCTGTAGAAAAAATTATCCTTAATATGGATACCGTTTACGATATGCTTACCGCAGTGGATAAGATAGGACATGTGACTGACTTGCCTCTAGAGAAAAATGAAGGTATTAAGCTCCCTGCAAATTATTTTGAAAACGGAATTAATATCAACATAAAAAACCTGAGTTACACTTATCCGGGAGGTAAAAAAGCAGCGCTGAAGAATATCAATCTTAGCATCAAAGCAGGGGAGAAGCTGTGCATAGCAGGTTATCATAGCGGAGGAAAATCAACGCTGGCAAACATTATTGATGGTATCTATCAGTCGTATGATGGTATTGTAACATTCAACCAGCTCTCATTGAGAGACGTAGACCTGAATACACTAAGAGACCATATAGCTAAAAACGTATCACAGGATGATATTTTTGATGGGACAGTACTGGATAATGTGACAGTGGGTAAACCACGCTCAGATTATAGCACTGCCATCAAAGCAATTGATGAAGTGGGTATAAGTGATGAAGTAAATCAGTGGCCAGATGGCCTGCATACCAATCTGGTAAGCGGAGGAAAAAACATCTCCACCTCTACTGCTCATAAGCTCACTCTGGCACGCTGTGTTGCAAAAAATCCCAAAGTAATCATCCTTAACGACTTTTTTCAATTTTTTGAAGGAGCCGAGAAATTGAAACTTATCAAATACCTTACTAGTTCAGAACATACATGGACTTTACTGCTGGTTTCCAACGACCCGATGATCATGAAGTACTGTGATAGAGTTATCATTATGAAAGACGGAGAGATAGTTTCTGAAGGCCAATATGAGGAATTAAGTGCAGATCATCATTTACAAGAAGTAGTAGTAAACGAATAA
- a CDS encoding FKBP-type peptidyl-prolyl cis-trans isomerase, producing the protein MTVAKNGNTVKVHYTGKLKDGTVFDSSLQRNEPLEFTLGQGNMIAGFEKAVDGMQVGDSTVADIPVAEAYGEVRDDMILEVPKKDVPENITPEVGQRLAVQQKDGQSIPVTISKVSEESITLDANHPLAGKDLVFEIELLEIK; encoded by the coding sequence CCGGGAAGCTCAAAGACGGTACCGTTTTTGACTCTTCCCTGCAACGCAATGAACCATTAGAGTTTACTCTGGGCCAGGGAAATATGATTGCTGGTTTTGAGAAAGCCGTTGATGGGATGCAAGTAGGCGATTCTACGGTGGCTGATATTCCAGTGGCTGAAGCTTACGGAGAAGTACGGGATGATATGATTCTGGAAGTTCCTAAAAAGGATGTTCCTGAAAACATTACTCCTGAAGTAGGGCAGCGTCTTGCTGTTCAGCAAAAAGATGGACAATCTATTCCGGTTACAATTTCAAAAGTTTCAGAAGAAAGCATTACGCTGGATGCTAACCATCCTCTTGCAGGCAAAGACCTGGTATTTGAGATCGAGCTTTTAGAGATTAAATAA